A single region of the Pseudomonas sp. B21-023 genome encodes:
- a CDS encoding putative 2-aminoethylphosphonate ABC transporter substrate-binding protein codes for MFKPLALAAAVSAVFSLQASAATQLTVYTALEAEQLKSYKQAFEKANPDIEIKWVRDSTGIITAKLLAEKERPQADAVWGLAASSLAILDQNGMLEAYAPKDLGKISPNYRDAANPPAWVGMDVWAATICFNTVEAEKQGLSKPVSWQDLTKPEYKGEIVMPNPASSGTGFLDVSAWLQTFGEPQGWAYMDALHQNIGQYVHSGSKPCKLAAAGEFPIGISFEYPAVQLKRQGAPLDIVLPKEGLGWEIEATAVIKGSPKADAAKRLADFSASPAAMELYKENFAVLAAPGIAKPQTELPADYEQRLIKNDFAWASKNRDQILAEWRKRYDGKSEKVAQQ; via the coding sequence ATGTTCAAGCCCCTCGCACTTGCCGCTGCCGTATCCGCCGTGTTCAGCCTGCAGGCTTCGGCCGCGACCCAGCTGACCGTCTACACCGCCCTGGAGGCCGAGCAGCTCAAGAGCTACAAGCAGGCCTTCGAGAAGGCCAACCCGGACATCGAGATCAAATGGGTGCGCGACTCCACCGGCATCATCACGGCCAAGCTGCTGGCCGAAAAAGAGCGCCCACAGGCTGACGCCGTGTGGGGCCTGGCGGCCTCCAGCCTGGCCATCCTCGACCAGAACGGCATGCTTGAAGCCTATGCGCCGAAGGACCTGGGCAAGATCTCGCCCAACTACCGCGACGCCGCCAATCCACCGGCCTGGGTGGGCATGGACGTGTGGGCCGCGACGATCTGCTTCAACACTGTCGAAGCCGAGAAGCAGGGCCTGAGCAAGCCGGTGAGCTGGCAGGACCTGACCAAGCCTGAGTACAAGGGCGAGATCGTCATGCCCAACCCGGCCTCGTCCGGTACGGGCTTCCTCGATGTGAGCGCCTGGTTGCAAACCTTCGGCGAGCCTCAGGGCTGGGCCTACATGGACGCACTGCACCAGAACATCGGCCAGTATGTTCATTCCGGCTCCAAGCCATGCAAGCTGGCGGCGGCAGGTGAGTTCCCGATCGGCATCTCGTTCGAGTACCCGGCCGTGCAGCTCAAGCGCCAGGGCGCCCCGCTGGACATTGTCCTGCCCAAGGAGGGCCTGGGCTGGGAGATCGAGGCCACGGCGGTGATCAAGGGCTCGCCGAAAGCCGATGCCGCCAAGCGCCTGGCCGACTTCTCCGCCAGCCCTGCCGCCATGGAGCTGTACAAGGAGAACTTCGCGGTGCTCGCCGCCCCCGGCATCGCCAAGCCGCAGACCGAACTGCCGGCCGACTATGAGCAGCGCCTGATCAAGAACGACTTCGCCTGGGCCTCGAAGAACCGCGACCAGATTCTCGCTGAGTGGCGCAAGCGCTACGACGGCAAGTCGGAGAAAGTCGCCCAGCAGTAA
- a CDS encoding phosphonate degradation HD-domain oxygenase yields the protein MPTSSRIIDDTFALYERHGSADYIGEAITQLEHMSQAAQLAMAEGYDDEVILAAFFHDIGHLCEGEDMGGYGVVSHERIGAEYLRRCGFSERLARLVQYHVEAKRYLTLRQPGYYDRLSEASRRTLAYQGGVMNDAEADAFEADPLFGVSLRLREWDEMAKQVGVPVMDLQVLKAKALAVL from the coding sequence ATGCCAACTTCTTCCCGGATCATCGACGACACCTTCGCCCTGTACGAGCGTCATGGCAGCGCCGACTACATCGGCGAGGCCATCACCCAGCTCGAGCACATGTCCCAGGCAGCCCAACTGGCCATGGCCGAAGGCTACGACGACGAAGTGATCCTAGCCGCCTTCTTCCACGACATCGGCCACCTGTGCGAGGGCGAGGACATGGGTGGTTATGGCGTCGTCAGCCATGAGCGCATTGGTGCCGAATATTTGCGCCGGTGTGGTTTCAGCGAGCGGCTGGCCAGGCTGGTGCAGTACCACGTCGAGGCCAAGCGCTACCTGACCTTGCGCCAGCCCGGATACTACGACCGTTTGAGTGAAGCCAGCCGACGCACCTTGGCGTACCAGGGTGGAGTGATGAACGATGCCGAAGCCGATGCGTTCGAGGCCGACCCGCTGTTCGGGGTCAGCCTGCGCCTGCGCGAGTGGGACGAGATGGCCAAGCAGGTCGGGGTGCCAGTGATGGATCTGCAAGTGTTGAAGGCAAAGGCATTGGCCGTGCTCTGA
- a CDS encoding type II toxin-antitoxin system HicA family toxin, with protein MNSREMIAVIEADGWYLVRSKGSHHHFKHPEKAGLVTIPHPKKDLLPATAASILRQARISYAS; from the coding sequence ATGAACAGCCGTGAAATGATTGCTGTGATCGAGGCGGATGGCTGGTATCTGGTGCGCTCCAAAGGCAGCCACCATCATTTCAAGCATCCTGAAAAAGCCGGGCTGGTCACCATCCCGCATCCCAAGAAAGACCTGCTGCCCGCGACTGCGGCCAGCATTCTGCGCCAGGCACGCATCAGCTACGCCAGCTGA
- a CDS encoding type II toxin-antitoxin system HicB family antitoxin, which translates to MLFPIAILPGDDQHAWGVEVPDIPGCFSAGEDLDDAIAMAREAIEGHLELLAQDQQEIPRASKVGVHAANPAYAGCTWALIDIDITRYLGKAEKLNITLPAYLLTRIDSYVQNHPEHKSRSGFLAEAALRILQGDGK; encoded by the coding sequence ATGTTGTTCCCCATCGCGATCCTCCCCGGTGACGACCAGCACGCCTGGGGCGTGGAAGTCCCGGATATCCCCGGCTGCTTTTCGGCGGGCGAAGACCTCGACGACGCTATCGCCATGGCGCGTGAAGCGATCGAAGGCCACCTCGAACTGCTGGCCCAGGACCAGCAGGAAATCCCCAGGGCCAGCAAGGTCGGCGTGCATGCGGCCAATCCCGCCTATGCCGGCTGCACCTGGGCATTGATCGATATCGACATCACCCGCTACCTGGGCAAGGCCGAGAAGCTCAACATCACCTTGCCGGCGTACCTGCTCACCCGCATCGACAGCTACGTACAGAACCACCCGGAGCACAAGAGCCGTTCGGGCTTCCTGGCCGAAGCGGCGCTCAGGATCCTGCAGGGTGACGGCAAATGA
- a CDS encoding ATP-binding protein, with protein MRLLRRLWPRTLFGQLLLIMISGTLVIQLMSSSIWFDVRFAQVLEAPVRLIAARSAPLIAQAECHGAARQVPKHYQLRCAEAPPEGEHDQRRGWRRIELLLHQALAYELGGDARPRLLKVRLTDELGQPIVWRSLFGLRTAQAHIEFAVPLADGHWLVIDGQELQGWSGESAWVLISDYLLRVYALRIAAVLVVCLVAVRLCLRPLRRLADAARGLGGNLEQAPLPLDGPEEVRHAAQAFNAMQQRLIRMLNDKAYFLAAVSHDLRTPLTRMRLRLERLEDSEHKERLRQNIAQMDGMIGQVLDYLRAGEQQNLQAVDLDRLVARQCADLASAEEPLPIHGQVGLAQVDALLLQRCLQNLLVNALRYAREVAVELESTPTDGYIHIDDRGPGIDPGLLATVTEPFVRGEGSRNQASGGYGLGLSIAQRIVSSHGGELTLVNRQGGGLRVSVRLPKGKIA; from the coding sequence GTGCGGCTGCTTCGCCGGCTGTGGCCGCGCACGCTGTTCGGCCAACTGCTGCTGATCATGATCAGCGGCACCCTGGTGATCCAGCTGATGTCCAGCAGCATCTGGTTCGACGTTCGCTTCGCCCAGGTGCTGGAAGCGCCGGTGCGATTGATCGCGGCGCGCAGCGCCCCCCTGATCGCCCAGGCCGAGTGCCATGGCGCGGCACGCCAGGTACCGAAGCATTACCAGCTACGTTGCGCCGAAGCGCCGCCCGAAGGTGAGCATGACCAACGGCGAGGCTGGCGACGCATCGAGCTGTTGCTGCATCAGGCACTGGCCTACGAACTGGGGGGCGATGCGCGGCCGAGGTTGCTCAAGGTCCGGCTCACCGACGAACTGGGCCAGCCCATCGTCTGGCGCAGCCTGTTCGGCTTGCGCACCGCCCAGGCGCATATCGAGTTTGCCGTACCCCTCGCCGATGGCCACTGGCTGGTCATCGATGGCCAGGAGTTGCAGGGCTGGAGTGGCGAGTCGGCGTGGGTGCTGATCAGCGACTACCTGCTGCGGGTCTATGCCCTGCGCATCGCCGCCGTGCTGGTGGTGTGCCTGGTGGCGGTACGTCTGTGCCTGCGCCCGCTGCGCCGCCTGGCCGATGCCGCCCGTGGCCTGGGAGGCAATCTGGAACAGGCGCCGTTGCCGCTGGACGGCCCCGAGGAAGTGCGGCACGCCGCCCAGGCCTTCAACGCCATGCAGCAGCGGCTGATCCGCATGCTCAACGACAAGGCCTACTTCCTCGCCGCCGTGTCCCACGACCTGCGTACACCGCTGACGCGCATGCGCCTGCGCCTGGAACGGCTGGAGGACAGCGAACACAAGGAACGCCTGCGCCAGAACATCGCGCAGATGGACGGCATGATCGGCCAGGTGCTCGACTACTTGCGGGCGGGCGAGCAGCAGAACCTGCAAGCGGTCGACCTCGACCGCCTGGTGGCACGCCAATGCGCGGATTTGGCCAGCGCCGAAGAGCCCTTGCCGATCCATGGTCAGGTGGGCCTGGCCCAGGTAGACGCCCTGCTGCTGCAACGGTGCCTGCAAAACCTGCTGGTCAATGCCCTGCGCTATGCCAGGGAGGTCGCGGTGGAGCTGGAAAGCACGCCAACCGATGGGTACATCCATATCGACGATCGCGGCCCGGGCATCGACCCGGGCTTGCTGGCGACTGTCACCGAGCCTTTCGTGCGCGGCGAGGGCTCACGCAACCAGGCCTCTGGCGGCTATGGGCTGGGGCTGAGCATCGCCCAGCGCATCGTTTCCAGCCATGGCGGCGAACTCACGCTGGTGAATCGGCAAGGGGGCGGGTTGCGGGTCAGCGTGCGATTGCCCAAGGGCAAGATCGCCTGA
- a CDS encoding response regulator produces the protein MSTTLLVVDDDDEIRELLCDYLTDAGYQVIAAADGEQMHAQLTRHKVDLVVLDLMLPGEDGLSLCRQLQAQPGLAVVMLSARGSTLDRIIGLEVGADDYLAKPFEPRELVARIKAVLRRPQRLEAEPETSASEAQLFAGLRLDHVKRLLVHPDGQAFNLPRSDYRVLRELLDANNRVVSRDHLTRSAFGRDHLPDDRSVDMCISRLRQQLRRAPGQGAQILTIRNEGYLLSLAREALGA, from the coding sequence ATGAGCACGACCTTGCTGGTCGTCGACGATGACGACGAGATCCGCGAACTTCTCTGCGATTACCTGACAGACGCCGGCTACCAGGTAATCGCAGCCGCCGATGGAGAGCAGATGCACGCGCAGTTGACCCGGCACAAGGTCGACCTGGTGGTACTCGACCTGATGCTGCCCGGCGAGGACGGCCTGAGCCTGTGCCGGCAGTTGCAGGCGCAGCCGGGCTTGGCGGTGGTGATGCTGTCGGCCAGGGGCAGCACCCTGGACCGCATCATCGGCCTGGAAGTAGGCGCCGATGATTACCTGGCCAAACCCTTCGAGCCGCGCGAACTGGTCGCCCGGATCAAGGCTGTGCTGCGCCGCCCCCAGCGTCTGGAGGCAGAGCCCGAAACGTCGGCCAGCGAGGCACAACTGTTTGCAGGCTTGCGTCTCGATCACGTCAAACGGTTGCTCGTTCACCCGGACGGCCAAGCCTTCAACCTGCCACGCTCCGACTACCGTGTGCTGCGTGAACTGCTGGACGCCAACAACCGCGTGGTCTCGAGGGACCACCTGACACGCAGCGCGTTCGGCCGCGACCATCTGCCCGACGACCGCTCGGTGGACATGTGCATCAGCCGCCTGCGCCAGCAACTGCGCCGGGCGCCAGGCCAAGGCGCGCAGATCCTCACCATCCGCAACGAAGGCTATCTGCTGAGCCTGGCCCGCGAAGCGCTGGGCGCCTGA
- a CDS encoding TonB-dependent siderophore receptor, translating to MTDTTPWVRGGSRLSPLAFFVALGLSGTAFADGPVLELGATNIDSSALPLADDSGQIGYTVQNTRSSTGLQLTPRQTPQSVTSITRQQMEDRDIHTLEQALDTTPGVSMSKMEVGGRTDFRARGYSISNWKIDGLQFPGGSDFSGGGNALNMDLYERIDIVRGANGLLGGTGDPSATVNLIRKAPTRTFGGSAYATYGSWDKRRLGADLNLPLSEDGRLRSRLVMTQQDAGSFRDNQSERSRAALANFEFDLDDATTLGAGYQYEYSKVVGGGWGANIPIWYGDGSKTDLPRSTNVVPSWSFGEYITRTAFGSLAHRFDNDWSLDLKVAQSSGEALNHRGLAKVNSSGRGVYGGYWNQDGSGAVLNGLHSSTDTTQQSAQIDLSGPFQLFGRTHQAMVGYNDSRTVAWSPQYTCSMVGGGKAVNSGVGCQYRANNGLGLGNWLDGVDDDYAMLASKTGLHSKTTTRLQGMYAATRLSVTDPLSLILGVRSTDYSATTVSVNGARSNQQNNGIVTPYLGAVYDLDDNYSLYASYTDIFNPQSEESASGTKVEPIRGQSYETGIKGEWFDGRLNASAAYFRTRQENKAVMDGDLLTPTGATAYKAGSGQETDGIDLEVAGALTPNWNVYAGYTYLHFRRLDSDGRSDPSHLFKASTTYSLSGPLDRLTLGAGVSAQSNIRAVSTPAGQPSNGVSRSATDVNWSGYAIWNAMAKYQLTDDTSVSLNANNLFDKHYYTRYGFYAGAIYGDPRNLAVTVSTAF from the coding sequence ATGACTGACACAACCCCCTGGGTCCGAGGCGGCAGTCGCCTCTCCCCGCTTGCCTTCTTCGTGGCCCTCGGGCTTAGCGGCACAGCCTTCGCTGACGGTCCGGTGCTGGAACTGGGCGCCACCAACATCGACAGCAGTGCGCTGCCACTGGCCGACGACAGCGGCCAGATCGGCTACACCGTGCAGAACACACGCAGCTCCACAGGCTTGCAGCTGACACCCCGGCAGACGCCGCAGTCGGTCACCAGCATCACCCGCCAGCAAATGGAAGACCGTGATATCCACACCCTCGAGCAGGCCCTGGACACCACGCCGGGCGTGAGCATGAGCAAGATGGAAGTGGGCGGGCGCACCGACTTCCGCGCCCGTGGCTACTCGATCAGCAACTGGAAGATCGACGGCTTGCAGTTCCCCGGCGGTTCGGACTTCAGTGGCGGCGGCAATGCGCTGAACATGGACCTGTACGAGCGCATCGACATCGTCCGTGGCGCCAACGGCCTGCTCGGTGGCACCGGCGACCCCTCGGCCACCGTCAACCTGATCCGCAAGGCGCCGACCCGGACCTTCGGCGGCAGCGCCTACGCCACCTACGGCAGCTGGGACAAGCGCCGCCTGGGTGCCGACCTGAACCTGCCGCTGTCCGAGGACGGCCGCCTGCGTTCGCGTCTGGTCATGACCCAGCAGGACGCCGGCTCGTTCCGCGACAACCAGTCCGAACGCTCCCGCGCGGCCCTGGCCAACTTCGAATTCGACCTGGACGATGCCACCACCCTGGGTGCGGGCTACCAGTACGAGTACAGCAAAGTGGTCGGCGGCGGCTGGGGCGCCAACATCCCGATCTGGTACGGCGACGGCAGCAAGACCGACCTGCCGCGCAGCACCAACGTGGTACCCAGCTGGAGCTTTGGCGAGTACATCACCCGCACCGCCTTCGGCTCGCTGGCGCACCGTTTCGACAACGACTGGAGTCTGGACCTGAAGGTTGCGCAGAGCAGTGGCGAGGCGCTCAACCACCGTGGCCTGGCCAAGGTCAACTCGTCCGGTCGCGGTGTCTACGGCGGCTACTGGAACCAGGACGGCAGCGGCGCTGTGCTCAACGGCCTGCACAGCTCCACCGACACCACCCAGCAATCGGCGCAGATCGACCTGTCCGGCCCATTCCAACTGTTCGGGCGCACCCATCAGGCGATGGTCGGCTACAACGACAGCCGCACCGTGGCCTGGTCACCGCAGTACACCTGCAGTATGGTTGGCGGCGGCAAGGCAGTGAACAGTGGCGTGGGTTGCCAGTACCGGGCGAACAATGGCCTGGGGCTGGGCAACTGGCTCGACGGCGTGGACGACGACTACGCCATGCTGGCCTCGAAAACCGGCCTGCACAGCAAGACCACCACCCGTCTGCAGGGCATGTATGCCGCCACCCGCCTGAGCGTCACCGACCCCCTGTCGCTCATCCTCGGTGTGCGCAGCACCGACTATTCGGCCACTACCGTCAGCGTCAACGGTGCGCGCAGCAACCAGCAGAACAATGGCATCGTCACCCCTTACCTGGGCGCGGTGTACGACCTGGACGACAACTACTCGCTGTACGCCAGCTACACCGACATCTTCAACCCGCAGAGCGAAGAGAGCGCCAGCGGCACCAAGGTCGAGCCGATCCGTGGCCAGAGCTACGAAACCGGGATCAAGGGTGAATGGTTCGATGGTCGCCTGAACGCGTCCGCGGCCTACTTCCGCACCAGGCAGGAAAACAAGGCGGTGATGGACGGCGACCTGCTGACGCCGACCGGCGCCACTGCCTACAAGGCCGGTTCCGGCCAGGAAACCGACGGTATCGACCTGGAAGTCGCCGGCGCCCTGACCCCGAACTGGAACGTCTATGCCGGCTACACCTACCTGCACTTCCGCCGCCTGGACAGCGACGGGCGCAGCGATCCTTCGCACCTGTTCAAGGCCTCGACCACCTATAGCCTGTCTGGCCCGCTGGACCGCCTGACCCTGGGCGCTGGCGTGAGTGCGCAAAGCAACATCCGCGCGGTGTCCACCCCTGCCGGGCAGCCGAGCAACGGCGTCAGCCGCAGCGCCACCGACGTCAACTGGTCGGGCTATGCGATCTGGAATGCCATGGCCAAGTACCAACTGACCGACGACACCAGCGTCAGCCTCAACGCCAACAACCTGTTCGACAAGCATTACTACACCCGTTACGGGTTCTATGCCGGGGCAATCTATGGCGACCCGCGCAACCTGGCGGTGACGGTGAGCACGGCGTTCTAG
- a CDS encoding helix-turn-helix domain-containing protein: MDHSLIVERLGAQVRTRRLNRGLTQQALATLAGITRQKIIAMEKGSLSVAIGAYARALAALGCELQVIAAVMPTLDEIEGMFE; the protein is encoded by the coding sequence ATGGACCACTCATTGATCGTTGAGCGCCTGGGCGCGCAGGTTCGCACGCGAAGGCTTAACCGGGGATTGACCCAGCAGGCGCTCGCAACCTTGGCCGGTATCACCCGGCAAAAGATCATTGCCATGGAGAAAGGTAGCCTGTCAGTGGCCATCGGGGCATATGCACGTGCATTGGCGGCGCTCGGCTGCGAACTGCAGGTCATAGCGGCGGTGATGCCGACGCTTGACGAAATCGAGGGGATGTTCGAATGA
- a CDS encoding DUF3079 domain-containing protein produces the protein MAKRFPTNPSHPERICWGCDLYCPAKALACGNGADRTMHPVELFGEDWEQLDDHLDVTMATSHAAPGQETPLNQKSE, from the coding sequence ATGGCCAAGCGATTTCCCACGAACCCCAGCCATCCCGAACGGATCTGCTGGGGCTGCGACCTGTACTGCCCAGCCAAGGCGCTGGCCTGCGGCAATGGCGCGGACCGGACCATGCACCCGGTGGAGTTGTTCGGCGAGGATTGGGAACAGCTCGATGATCATCTGGATGTGACCATGGCCACTTCGCATGCCGCGCCCGGACAGGAAACGCCGCTCAACCAAAAGTCTGAATGA
- the nirK gene encoding copper-containing nitrite reductase: protein MNEQEGVSLTRRGMLAGTVLLGVGASALGSGLAQAATASPPAGPVPDLAKLERVSVELVAPPQVHPHSQRAPGKPRIVEFRMVIEEKELAVDSAGAYIHAMTFNGSVPGPLMVVHEGDYVELTLVNPASNSMMHNIDFHASTGALGGGELTHVKPGEQVVLRFKADRAGVFVYHCAPGGAMIPWHVVCGMNGAIMVLPRDGLKDPEGRPLQYDKVWYIGEQDYYIPRDKDGKYKRYANPMASFGDMSQLMKGLVPSHVVFNGSVGALTGKQALTAKVGETVLIVHSQANRDTRPHLIGGHGDYVWASGKFANPPQRNLETWFIPGGAAGAALYTFRQPGVYTYLNHNLIEAVMLGAAAHVQVEGQWNDDLMKQVQAPGPIR, encoded by the coding sequence ATGAACGAGCAAGAAGGCGTGTCCCTGACCCGGCGTGGCATGCTGGCCGGCACTGTGTTGCTGGGCGTCGGTGCCTCGGCGCTTGGCAGTGGCCTGGCCCAGGCCGCGACCGCTTCGCCCCCCGCCGGCCCGGTGCCTGACCTGGCGAAACTGGAGCGGGTGAGCGTCGAACTGGTGGCACCGCCACAGGTGCACCCCCACAGCCAGCGCGCTCCCGGCAAGCCGCGCATTGTCGAGTTCCGCATGGTCATCGAGGAGAAGGAACTGGCCGTCGACAGCGCCGGTGCCTATATCCACGCCATGACCTTCAACGGCTCGGTGCCCGGCCCGCTGATGGTGGTGCACGAAGGCGACTACGTGGAGCTGACGCTGGTCAACCCGGCCAGCAACAGCATGATGCACAACATCGACTTCCACGCCTCCACCGGCGCCCTCGGCGGCGGTGAGCTGACCCATGTGAAGCCTGGCGAGCAGGTGGTGCTGCGCTTCAAGGCCGACCGTGCCGGGGTGTTCGTGTATCACTGCGCGCCGGGCGGGGCGATGATTCCCTGGCATGTGGTGTGCGGCATGAACGGCGCGATCATGGTGCTGCCCCGCGACGGCCTGAAAGACCCCGAGGGCCGCCCATTGCAGTACGACAAGGTCTGGTATATCGGCGAGCAGGACTACTACATCCCCCGCGACAAGGACGGCAAGTACAAGCGCTACGCCAACCCCATGGCCAGCTTCGGTGACATGAGCCAGCTGATGAAGGGGCTGGTGCCCAGCCATGTGGTGTTCAACGGCAGCGTCGGCGCCCTGACCGGCAAGCAGGCGCTCACCGCCAAGGTGGGCGAGACCGTGCTGATCGTCCATTCCCAGGCCAACCGTGATACTCGCCCGCACCTGATCGGCGGCCACGGCGACTACGTCTGGGCCTCGGGCAAGTTCGCCAACCCGCCGCAGCGCAACCTGGAGACCTGGTTCATCCCCGGCGGCGCGGCGGGGGCGGCGTTGTACACCTTCCGCCAGCCCGGCGTGTACACCTACCTCAACCACAACCTGATCGAGGCGGTGATGCTCGGCGCCGCCGCGCATGTGCAGGTGGAGGGGCAGTGGAATGACGACTTGATGAAGCAGGTGCAGGCGCCCGGGCCGATCCGCTAG
- a CDS encoding acyltransferase family protein produces the protein MSIINRQRDDIQGLRALAVLAVVIFHINHGWLPGGFIGVDIFFVISGYLITGIVMAQKEKGTFSFLSFYSSRVRRIAPAYFFLLAVTAMVMAALLTPRDFSSFHDSLKSAAYFNSNNYFSRQSDYFAPLAHELPLLHTWSLAIEMQFYLFLPALILLVPRRYLKTVLILSVLGLFGYSEFLLQQGERQGVYFSLLARFPEFLIGSLLATWREADKSRNHANIRAGVGLALLLLGLAFISEASPFPGLLALLPCVGTALLIRARGSLVNRWLSGKAMVFIGGLSYSLYLWHWPVLAGFRYFYERYELPWLALMVCAILIVGLSLISYYCVEQPLRRASGRRGVVKLVACFIVVVACVLGAKAINPLIVAPLPVELTRYAQPETICHGQIVGECLRGDLQGSTEILLLGDSHAAQLNNFADVLGKSIHARIRVITASSCVPIAGFDEERISEWARKPCANQILHVQKHLNSADAVILAGMWQYHASSEKFISALEQFLADAALREQPLIVLAQVPMLTSNVQRMYRFNELGASRAALLEKTWAPANAKIKELLSKHPAQVFFEPTKLALFASPPFANGQLIYQDDHHLNEVGSKAYGVAAADVLAKELSHLQQVVQQQKLARAHQ, from the coding sequence ATGAGCATAATCAACAGACAGAGAGATGACATTCAAGGGCTCAGGGCCCTGGCTGTGCTCGCGGTAGTAATCTTTCACATCAACCATGGCTGGTTGCCAGGGGGATTCATCGGGGTAGACATATTTTTTGTCATTTCAGGCTACCTTATAACTGGCATCGTAATGGCGCAGAAGGAAAAAGGGACGTTCAGCTTCCTGTCGTTCTACAGTTCGCGCGTGCGACGTATAGCCCCGGCTTACTTCTTCTTATTGGCCGTTACCGCGATGGTCATGGCGGCGTTGCTCACGCCCAGAGATTTTAGCTCCTTCCATGACTCACTGAAGTCGGCAGCCTATTTCAACAGCAATAATTACTTCAGTCGCCAGAGTGATTATTTTGCCCCTTTGGCTCATGAGTTGCCGTTGCTTCATACCTGGTCTCTCGCCATAGAAATGCAGTTCTATCTTTTCTTGCCTGCATTGATCCTGCTGGTGCCGAGGCGTTATTTAAAAACTGTCCTTATCCTCTCCGTACTTGGGCTGTTCGGATACTCGGAGTTCCTCCTGCAGCAGGGCGAGCGGCAAGGTGTATATTTCTCCTTGTTGGCGCGTTTTCCTGAGTTCCTGATCGGCAGCCTACTGGCTACCTGGAGGGAGGCTGACAAATCCCGCAATCATGCCAACATAAGAGCAGGCGTTGGTCTGGCATTGCTATTGCTGGGCTTGGCTTTCATCTCCGAGGCCTCGCCTTTCCCTGGGTTGCTTGCATTATTGCCGTGCGTGGGCACTGCGCTGCTGATCAGAGCAAGGGGTAGTCTGGTCAACCGCTGGCTGTCAGGCAAAGCGATGGTCTTCATCGGTGGCTTGTCCTATTCGCTGTACCTTTGGCACTGGCCTGTACTGGCAGGGTTCCGCTACTTCTATGAGCGCTACGAGTTACCTTGGCTGGCACTGATGGTTTGCGCCATTCTGATCGTCGGTCTTTCCCTGATTTCTTATTACTGCGTAGAGCAGCCATTACGTCGGGCTTCAGGCCGACGGGGTGTTGTTAAACTGGTTGCCTGTTTCATTGTTGTCGTGGCATGTGTCCTGGGCGCCAAAGCGATAAATCCGCTGATCGTCGCGCCATTACCCGTTGAGCTTACGCGCTACGCACAACCTGAAACTATTTGCCATGGTCAGATCGTGGGCGAGTGCCTGCGTGGTGATCTGCAAGGTTCAACTGAAATTCTCTTGCTGGGCGACAGTCATGCCGCGCAGTTGAACAACTTCGCTGATGTGCTGGGGAAGTCGATTCATGCGCGAATCAGAGTCATCACAGCGAGTAGCTGTGTGCCGATAGCCGGATTCGACGAAGAGCGGATTTCAGAGTGGGCGAGAAAACCGTGTGCCAATCAGATCCTGCATGTCCAGAAACACTTGAACTCGGCCGATGCGGTAATTCTTGCGGGGATGTGGCAATACCATGCCTCCAGCGAGAAATTCATCAGTGCGCTTGAGCAATTCCTCGCAGATGCTGCGCTACGCGAGCAGCCGCTGATCGTGCTGGCACAAGTCCCAATGCTGACATCGAACGTGCAGCGAATGTATCGCTTCAACGAACTGGGCGCTTCAAGGGCAGCGCTTCTGGAGAAAACGTGGGCTCCCGCCAACGCGAAGATCAAGGAGTTGCTATCCAAGCACCCGGCCCAGGTTTTCTTTGAGCCGACAAAGCTCGCCTTGTTTGCCAGCCCGCCCTTTGCCAATGGGCAGTTGATCTATCAGGACGACCACCATTTGAACGAGGTCGGTTCCAAAGCCTATGGCGTGGCCGCGGCTGATGTGTTGGCCAAGGAACTGAGCCACCTCCAGCAGGTGGTCCAGCAGCAGAAACTCGCACGAGCACACCAGTAA
- a CDS encoding helix-turn-helix transcriptional regulator — protein MPIIIRLDVVMARNKMRSKDLAEIIGITEANLSLLKNGKIKGFKIETLEKLCRALNCQPGDLLEFSDE, from the coding sequence ATGCCGATAATCATCCGCCTCGACGTCGTCATGGCCCGGAACAAAATGCGTTCCAAGGACCTGGCGGAAATCATCGGTATCACGGAAGCGAACCTGTCGCTGCTGAAGAACGGCAAGATCAAGGGTTTCAAGATCGAGACCCTGGAGAAGCTGTGTCGCGCCCTGAACTGCCAGCCCGGCGATTTGCTGGAGTTCAGTGACGAATGA